The stretch of DNA GGCTCCGCCGGTACGCTCTCCTCCGCCGCGTCTGCCTGTTCGCCGGCGGAACCTGTGGCCGCCCGGAGTTTCCCGTTCAGGCGCCCTTCCGCCTCGCTAAGCTTCCCGCCGGCTTCAGCAGCGGGGCTACCGGAGAAGCAACCATCCGGAGCCGCGCCGGCAACCTCCAGCGCCTCGGTAAACAGTGCTGCGGCGGACACAGCGTCTTCCAGGCGCAGTTTGTCGTCCCCGAGCCTTTCGATGGCCAGGACCAGGTTAAGCCGGATGATGCAGGCGTCCGGCGGCCCTGACGGGACGTCCGGGACAAGTTCCAGGGCTTCCTCGAAGCGCAGCCGGGCAGCGGCAAAGTTGCCGGCGAGCGCCTGCGCGTCCCCGGCTGCGAACGGCGCCTTGTGCGGCTCCACGATGTTTCCCGCCTGGAGCGCCTCTGCTGCCACTCCGACGGCGGCAGCATCCTTCGCGTCGAAGGCCCTGGCGGCGTGCCCCGCAAGCGGGTCCAGGCTGAGCAGCTTGGCCGCAAGGCACAGCACCAGCAAGGCGGGCGGGGCCGACCACACCAGCAGGCGTCGCCTCCTGGTGTGGTTGTTGTGGTCAGCCCTCCTGCCAGCATCGGGCCTGCTGTCGTGGGGACTGCTGGCTCCGGAACCCCCGTGGTCAAACGTTGCGCCCAGACGCTTGACGTCTGTCATCGCATCGTCTCCTTTGCCGGGCTGTCGCGTGCTTCCCGATATGGCCGGGCCGCCGGCCGCAGCCGGCGCAACTGCCGCATAACCGTCAGGATCTCGGCCAGGCCGAGAACGAAGGCAGCGGCGGCGAGGAGCCAGTAGAACTCGGTCCTGCCCCCGAGGGTGCCGTCTTCTGCCGTGCGTTCCAGGGCGCCGGGGCGCGCCTGCTGCAGCATCGCAGGGGCGGCATCCCCCGCGGACCGGTGCACATACGGCACGCCGAGTTGGGCCGCAATCTCCCGAAGCCTGCCCTCATCGATGACCGACACTGCGTCCTTGGCGGCACCCGCTGTGGTGTCCTGAATGTAGGGGGCATCGCCGTCGGACTCCAGCCCGGTGTTCTCCTTCATGCGTCCACCGCCGGGGGTTCCGTAACCCAGCACCGCTCCCCCGGCCACCAATCCGCCGTCGAGCTTCAGGGGCGCTGGTTCCTTCCCGCTGGTTTGCTCGCCGTCACCCAGGTAGAACACAAGCCGGGGCCGGCCGGGGTGGCTGTCCCTGGCAGCGGCCAGGCGTTCAGCCAGCACCTCTCTGGCGGCAGTGATGCTGCTGCCCCTGGCATACGCCGTGACTTGCGGCTGCAGGATGGAGCTGATGGTTGCCAAGGCGGAGGTGTCGGTGGTCAGGGGCATCCGGACGTGGGCTTCGGTGTCGAAGGTGATGACGGAGAAACGGGCACCGGGCAGTTCCCGGGCGATGGCCATGATGTCCTGGCGGACGCCGTCGAGCCGTGGTGTGGCGTTCCCGTAGTCCTCGGCCACCATGCTGCCGGTGGTGTCCACCACGAAGAAGACGTTGAGGTCCGCGGTGGCTGCCTGGGCCGAGCCGCCCGGCAGGCCGGGCCGGAGTGCCGCAGCCAGCAGGAGCAGGACCAGCACGCCACGGCGGACCCCGGTCCGGGCACCTGGCCGCCGCCGGTGAAGAACGGCCCGCCAGCCCAGGAACGCCAGTGCGGCGGCGATGACGGGCAGGAGGAGCCACCCCGGCAGGATCGGCTGCAGCGTCATGGCCGCAGCCGCCGGGTGGCCACCGCAAGGACGAGTCCGGACAACAATGCGGCGGCCAGCGGCAGGTCAGGCACCTCGGTAACCACAGCCCGCGGCGCGCCCTGGAGGGTGGATGCTTCTGTTTCCTGCACCGCACGCACAATCCCGGGCACCGCCTCCGGACTGTCCAGGGCGTAGTAGGCTCCGCCGCCCAGCTCTGCGGCCGCCCTCAACTGCGCCCCGGGCTGCCCCGCATCGGTACCGTAATCCAGGTCTCCCGGGTTCAGCGCATAAACACGCACCTCCCGTTCCTTCGCCATTCCGGCAGCCTCCGTGAGCGTCATGATCGGGTCTCCGGAAACAAAATTGTCCGTGGCAAGGACCACCGACCGCGAGCGCTGTGGCTGACGGGCTGTGTGGTCCGCACTTTCCTGGCTGCTGTCTTCCGGATCCCCGCCGGGCGGGAAACTGGTGACGCAGGAGGCCAGGCCGTCCCCGATCAAGGATGAGCCGCGGCCGCTCCAGGTTCCGTCGAGGAAGCCGGACGTGCCGGGTTTTCCGTTGAAGGCGTCGCGCGCCAGCTTCAGCTGTTCCCGGGCGTACTCATAATCGTCCGTGAGGGGGAAGACCTGGATGGCTGTGCTGTCGAAGATGGTGAGGCCGATCCGTTCGCCCTTGAAGTCTTCGGCCAGCCGGGCGAACACATCCACCACCTCCGCGTCCGCGCTGCTCATGGATCCGGAGGCGTCCAGGCACAGGACAATATCGCGGTTGTGCTGTTCCGGTCGGATGGTGTCGACGTCCACCGGCCGCGCTGCTGTCAGCAGGGTTGACGCCAGCAAGGCGCCGCAGGCGATTGCCGCCACAGCCAGCCAGCGGCGGTGGCGCCGCAGTGCAGCCTGGTACTCGGGCAGCAAGGTGAGCCTTTCCACGTGGGCTGCCGGCCGGCGTCGCGCGTTGGCATTCCTGTCCGGGCGCAGCGCCGCCCAAGCCGCAAG from Pseudarthrobacter siccitolerans encodes:
- a CDS encoding vWA domain-containing protein, whose product is MTLQPILPGWLLLPVIAAALAFLGWRAVLHRRRPGARTGVRRGVLVLLLLAAALRPGLPGGSAQAATADLNVFFVVDTTGSMVAEDYGNATPRLDGVRQDIMAIARELPGARFSVITFDTEAHVRMPLTTDTSALATISSILQPQVTAYARGSSITAAREVLAERLAAARDSHPGRPRLVFYLGDGEQTSGKEPAPLKLDGGLVAGGAVLGYGTPGGGRMKENTGLESDGDAPYIQDTTAGAAKDAVSVIDEGRLREIAAQLGVPYVHRSAGDAAPAMLQQARPGALERTAEDGTLGGRTEFYWLLAAAAFVLGLAEILTVMRQLRRLRPAARPYREARDSPAKETMR
- a CDS encoding vWA domain-containing protein gives rise to the protein MELMFWWLVPLGAVGAGLAAWAALRPDRNANARRRPAAHVERLTLLPEYQAALRRHRRWLAVAAIACGALLASTLLTAARPVDVDTIRPEQHNRDIVLCLDASGSMSSADAEVVDVFARLAEDFKGERIGLTIFDSTAIQVFPLTDDYEYAREQLKLARDAFNGKPGTSGFLDGTWSGRGSSLIGDGLASCVTSFPPGGDPEDSSQESADHTARQPQRSRSVVLATDNFVSGDPIMTLTEAAGMAKEREVRVYALNPGDLDYGTDAGQPGAQLRAAAELGGGAYYALDSPEAVPGIVRAVQETEASTLQGAPRAVVTEVPDLPLAAALLSGLVLAVATRRLRP